In a genomic window of Flavobacterium sp. KACC 22761:
- a CDS encoding toprim domain-containing protein — protein MNSIQARGIPIEKILENLGCVPTKSNENESWYLSPFRYEKTASFKLNRTLNRFFDHGEQKGGNAIDFVIFKFGFSVSEALSYLEKFDTFFSFQKQIFEPSVNLESNVKIEKVIEIRHLALIQYLTSRNILKFEKENNLKEVHYTINSKKYFAIGFENQSASFEIRSKYAKLCIGKKDVSLISNQSLTLRIFEGFFDYLSFVQIRHSKNLEQSDYLILNSVALLVKKKALLEKYENIELYLDNDQTGDKYTTIILEQFPDSLDLRKLYENHKDLNEWLTKGK, from the coding sequence ATGAATTCAATCCAGGCAAGAGGAATTCCAATAGAAAAAATACTCGAAAATTTAGGATGCGTACCGACAAAATCAAATGAAAATGAAAGTTGGTATTTATCTCCATTTAGATATGAAAAAACCGCTTCTTTTAAACTAAATAGGACTCTAAATCGCTTCTTTGATCATGGCGAACAAAAAGGTGGAAATGCGATTGATTTTGTAATATTCAAATTTGGTTTTAGCGTTTCAGAAGCTTTAAGTTATCTTGAGAAGTTCGACACTTTTTTTTCTTTTCAAAAGCAAATTTTTGAACCTTCAGTAAATTTAGAAAGCAATGTCAAAATTGAAAAAGTAATTGAAATTCGACATTTGGCTCTAATTCAATATTTGACAAGCAGGAATATTTTAAAGTTTGAAAAAGAAAACAATCTGAAAGAAGTTCATTATACCATAAATAGCAAAAAATATTTTGCAATTGGTTTTGAAAACCAAAGTGCTAGTTTTGAAATCAGATCCAAGTATGCCAAATTATGTATTGGCAAAAAAGATGTGAGTCTAATTTCAAATCAATCTCTAACACTAAGAATTTTTGAAGGTTTTTTCGATTACTTATCATTTGTCCAAATTAGGCATAGTAAAAATCTGGAGCAATCCGATTATCTAATTTTAAATTCTGTAGCTCTATTAGTGAAAAAAAAAGCTCTTTTAGAAAAGTATGAAAATATAGAATTGTACTTGGATAATGATCAAACGGGAGATAAATATACGACTATAATTTTGGAGCAATTTCCTGACTCTTTAGATCTTAGAAAGTTGTATGAAAATCATAAAGATTTAAATGAATGGTTAACCAAAGGGAAATAA
- a CDS encoding SLATT domain-containing protein yields the protein MNQNDFLNTLAQKGYDIGFGAKKNFSSYDIINKLPSWVGFISLAIGIVQIAYENIAFNKELSILLIFVGIAIVYIDVFKDKADDYNNEGIRLTRIFNATRDLYYLAKGDNNFVYQNYDVRYQALLNDFYSNTLSKQVFMSQWFAHYKFFYEMQVGWIEEELKLKFFKDKVPNSLKTLILIIFIIILICISYEYRANIQGLFE from the coding sequence ATGAATCAAAATGACTTTTTAAATACTCTTGCGCAAAAGGGGTACGATATAGGGTTCGGTGCTAAAAAAAATTTTTCTTCATATGATATAATAAACAAATTACCGAGTTGGGTAGGGTTTATTTCTCTTGCGATAGGTATTGTTCAAATTGCTTATGAAAATATTGCTTTTAATAAAGAACTATCCATTTTATTGATATTTGTAGGAATTGCTATTGTATACATTGATGTTTTTAAAGATAAGGCTGATGATTATAATAATGAAGGAATAAGATTAACTAGGATTTTTAATGCGACTCGTGACTTATATTATTTAGCAAAAGGTGATAACAATTTCGTTTATCAAAATTATGACGTTAGATATCAAGCTCTTTTGAATGATTTCTATAGTAATACCCTTAGTAAGCAGGTATTTATGTCTCAATGGTTTGCTCATTATAAGTTTTTCTATGAGATGCAAGTAGGATGGATTGAAGAAGAATTAAAACTTAAATTTTTCAAAGACAAAGTCCCAAACTCTTTAAAGACATTAATTTTAATCATTTTTATAATTATTTTAATTTGCATTTCATATGAATATAGAGCAAACATTCAAGGACTTTTCGAATAA
- a CDS encoding SMODS domain-containing nucleotidyltransferase: MNIEQTFKDFSNNLTVLNEESIESRFGTITKRLNKDFYNIDSNTENGIYIGSYGRNTAISGISDLDLLFVLPDDFYSKYNNRAGNKQSQLLQDVKNSLSKTYSQSKVRGDGQVVVIEFKNDYIEVCPAFLENDGSFTYPDSNDGGKWKKTDPKPEAEEIINYNDDCNGNLINMCRFMRAWKNKTGVKIGGLLIDSLVYNFFLYNSEYREYTFENYHILIRDFFKYLKDLDDDRSYWYAPGSNQHVYKNNSNFKSKAKKAFKNVEEAIEKNENNSVYEIWRRVFGKAFPYPQAIKESSYSYTASEEYIEDRYPMNISYKLRIDCQVTQAGFRTELLRAVKFLRKNKELVFFITDTDVPAPYVVLWKVKNEGEVARRKNCLRGQIIDSNRGTDKRKENSNFEGAHFVECYIIKNGFCVARDRIDVPISIY, translated from the coding sequence ATGAATATAGAGCAAACATTCAAGGACTTTTCGAATAATTTAACCGTATTAAACGAGGAAAGCATTGAAAGTAGGTTTGGAACAATTACAAAGAGACTAAATAAAGATTTTTATAACATAGATTCAAATACTGAAAATGGCATTTACATTGGAAGTTATGGAAGAAATACGGCTATTAGTGGTATAAGCGATTTAGATTTGTTATTTGTGTTGCCTGATGATTTTTATTCTAAATATAATAACAGAGCAGGAAATAAGCAAAGCCAATTATTACAAGATGTGAAAAATTCGCTTTCAAAGACGTATTCGCAGTCAAAAGTAAGAGGAGATGGGCAAGTTGTAGTTATAGAATTTAAGAATGATTACATTGAAGTATGTCCCGCTTTTTTAGAAAATGATGGAAGTTTTACATATCCGGATTCTAACGATGGAGGGAAATGGAAAAAGACAGATCCAAAACCTGAAGCCGAGGAAATCATCAATTATAATGATGATTGTAATGGCAATCTTATAAATATGTGTAGATTTATGAGAGCATGGAAAAATAAAACTGGTGTGAAAATCGGCGGTCTTTTGATTGATAGTTTAGTTTATAATTTTTTTCTCTATAATTCCGAGTATAGAGAATATACATTTGAAAATTACCATATTTTAATTAGAGATTTTTTCAAATATCTAAAGGATTTAGATGATGACAGATCTTATTGGTACGCTCCAGGTAGTAATCAGCATGTCTACAAAAATAATTCTAATTTCAAGTCAAAAGCGAAAAAAGCATTTAAAAATGTAGAGGAAGCCATTGAAAAAAATGAAAATAATAGTGTTTATGAGATATGGAGAAGAGTATTTGGAAAAGCATTCCCTTATCCACAAGCGATAAAAGAATCAAGTTACAGCTATACTGCGTCAGAGGAATATATTGAAGACCGCTATCCAATGAATATTAGTTATAAACTAAGAATTGATTGTCAAGTAACCCAAGCTGGATTTAGAACAGAATTGTTAAGGGCAGTAAAATTTTTGAGAAAAAACAAAGAATTAGTTTTTTTTATAACCGATACGGATGTTCCTGCACCTTATGTAGTTTTGTGGAAAGTAAAAAATGAAGGAGAAGTAGCTAGAAGAAAAAATTGTTTGCGTGGACAAATAATTGATAGTAATCGTGGTACTGACAAAAGAAAGGAAAACTCAAATTTTGAGGGAGCTCATTTTGTTGAATGTTATATAATTAAAAATGGTTTTTGCGTTGCAAGAGATCGTATTGATGTTCCAATTAGTATTTACTAG
- a CDS encoding HigA family addiction module antitoxin, whose product MERKMRNVHPGEILKMELIEGRKLSISKIAELLDTSILDISNILNGNIGISPLIALKLEKAFGGTADSFLRLQAGYDFQEFNKHFKS is encoded by the coding sequence ATGGAAAGAAAAATGAGAAACGTTCATCCTGGTGAAATTTTAAAAATGGAACTTATTGAAGGAAGAAAACTTTCAATAAGTAAAATTGCAGAACTTCTAGATACTTCAATTTTGGATATTTCCAATATTTTAAATGGTAATATTGGAATTTCTCCTTTGATAGCTTTAAAACTTGAAAAAGCATTTGGTGGAACAGCTGATTCATTTTTACGTTTACAAGCTGGATATGATTTTCAAGAATTTAATAAACATTTTAAATCATAA
- a CDS encoding RusA family crossover junction endodeoxyribonuclease — protein MTNFQHNLNEPPEFGELNFSFDFEPVSLQSNSAKKAYVRAEIRKVTKTLNYLLSGDVKVEIQWLVHEQERYESANAPDMDNIIKPILDGLSGPEGVLIDDCQVQTIGSHWIDWTKKEHKINISIKYIPDDYVSKINLIFVNLGNNLFIPLQSDLPTKAKKIIIEILEKGMDLRELILKETGDYYQAKMAMSVQRIFHKSRISDAFVIIEKEEFKKLT, from the coding sequence ATGACCAACTTCCAACATAATTTAAATGAACCTCCTGAATTTGGTGAGTTAAATTTTTCCTTTGATTTTGAGCCAGTTTCATTGCAATCTAATTCAGCAAAAAAGGCATATGTTAGGGCTGAAATAAGAAAAGTAACAAAAACCTTAAATTATCTTCTAAGTGGAGATGTAAAAGTTGAAATTCAATGGTTGGTTCATGAGCAAGAAAGATATGAAAGTGCCAATGCGCCCGATATGGATAATATTATTAAACCAATTTTAGATGGATTGTCAGGTCCAGAAGGCGTTTTAATTGATGATTGTCAAGTTCAGACTATTGGGAGTCATTGGATTGATTGGACTAAAAAAGAGCACAAAATTAACATTTCGATTAAGTACATCCCAGACGATTATGTTTCTAAAATAAATCTAATTTTTGTGAATCTCGGTAATAACCTATTTATTCCTTTACAATCTGATTTGCCAACTAAAGCAAAGAAAATTATAATAGAAATACTAGAAAAGGGTATGGATTTAAGAGAATTAATTCTAAAAGAAACGGGTGATTATTATCAAGCTAAAATGGCTATGTCAGTCCAAAGAATATTTCATAAGTCAAGAATTAGTGATGCATTTGTAATTATAGAAAAAGAAGAATTTAAAAAACTTACTTAG
- a CDS encoding competence protein CoiA: protein MRFAIIKGIRVEATSKAKAICPGCAQPVVAKCGTKRIHHWAHQGNKNCDKWWEPETEWHRNWKKEFPLKWQEIIMRDEITGEVHIADIRTDNNIIIEFQHSHIDIKEQTSRENFYPNLIWVIDGTRLKNDYKRFQMGKYHFSSLMSKVFRTFSYDIFPSDWINRPVAVIFDFGGIETAKNNRNTKLYCLFPQRLNNEFIIAEISKEAFISSVTNGNWLMRFENFIKKIKAIAIAEREALAALELIASRNNR, encoded by the coding sequence ATGCGTTTTGCAATAATTAAAGGAATTAGAGTTGAGGCCACTTCAAAGGCGAAAGCGATTTGTCCAGGTTGCGCTCAACCTGTTGTGGCAAAATGCGGTACAAAACGAATCCATCATTGGGCTCATCAAGGCAATAAAAATTGTGACAAATGGTGGGAGCCTGAAACGGAATGGCACCGAAATTGGAAAAAAGAATTTCCACTTAAGTGGCAAGAAATTATTATGCGTGATGAAATTACAGGAGAAGTTCACATAGCAGATATTCGTACTGATAATAATATTATAATTGAATTTCAACATTCGCATATAGACATAAAAGAACAAACCTCAAGAGAAAACTTCTATCCAAATTTAATTTGGGTTATTGACGGAACAAGGCTTAAAAATGATTACAAACGTTTTCAAATGGGAAAATATCATTTTTCTTCATTGATGTCAAAAGTATTCAGAACATTTTCATACGATATTTTTCCTTCTGATTGGATTAATCGACCAGTTGCAGTTATATTTGATTTTGGAGGGATTGAAACTGCCAAAAATAATAGAAATACAAAACTATATTGCTTATTTCCTCAACGTCTAAATAATGAGTTCATTATTGCTGAAATATCTAAAGAAGCTTTTATATCATCTGTTACAAACGGTAATTGGCTAATGCGGTTTGAAAATTTTATTAAAAAAATTAAAGCTATAGCAATAGCAGAACGAGA